DNA sequence from the Candidatus Limnocylindrales bacterium genome:
GTCGCAATAGAAAGGCTCATCGCCGCTGCCCTCGCAGGTGAAGCCGGGAGCGCAGGTGTCGGCATTGCAGTCGGCGTCACTGTCGCAGCGCTGTTCGAGGTTGAGCGAGCAGCGGTGGTGGTTGCAGGTGCCGTTGCTGCAGTCGCCATCGGCTTCGCAAAGGCGAAGCGGGTTGGCGGCACAGCGGCGCGAGCCGCAGTCGCCGAGGTCGCAGCCTGCGTCGCCCATGCACTGGCGCTCGCCCAGCTCGCACTCACGGAACGCACGGATGTTGACGGTCCCGCTGCGCGAGTGGCTGGCCCCGCGGCCGCGCGAATGGATCGCCGGCCCGTCGCCGGCGTCGACGATGAAGGAGCCGCTCTCGATGGTGGCCTCGCCCAGCCCGAAGGCGAACTGGCCGGCGCCGGTGACGTGAACCGTGCGGGTGCCGAAGTCGAGCTTGCTGCCGCGCGCCACCTCGACCCTCTCGTCGACCACGCACGGATCGGCGGAGATCGGACAGACGTCGTCGGCCGAGTTGGCCAGGATGTCGGCTGCGGATGCTCGAGGAGCGGCGGCGGGTGCCGCAGCCACCAGAGCAATGAGACAGAAACGAGCCAGATTCCCCTTCGCGCGCGTCAGCATGCCGCACGCTACTACTCGGTTCGCCAGGGCGTCAAGCGTGCAAGCACGTGCACGCGCAAAGAAACGCACGTCGTGCAGCGATGCCAGCTCGCACGAAGCTAGCGGATGGCCGTTCCGTCCTCGCCGAAGAAGTGCAGCGCATCCTGCTGCATCGCCAGACCGACTCGCTGCCCGTGCCCCGGTGCGTGCGCTCCGGACATCCGTGCGATCACGCGAAATGGCGGTTTTCCCCTGGAATCCGCAGCGATCGCTGCATGCACGAGAGTCTCGTGTCCGAGCAGCTCGACGTGCTCGACCACCGCTTCGACGGGCGCGCCAGCGGCGTCGACGACTTCGAGCGCTTCGGGACGCACGCCCAAAGTTTTCGTACGTCTTAAATCTTCAGCGACGGGGCGGCCACCGCCATCGAGCGTGAATGCGCAGCCGCCGACCTGCACGCGCAGGCTGCCGCCGTCGGCGCCGACGGCGGCCGGCAGCAGGTTCATCGGCGGATTGCCGATGAAGCCGGCGACGAAGGCGTTGGCCGGCTTCTCGTACAGCTCGGCCGGCGGCGCCACCTGCTGGACGCGGCCGCGGTCGAGCACGCACACGCGATGGCCGAGCGTCATCGCCTCGACCTGATCGTGCGTGACGTAGACCATGGTGGTGGCGGTGCGCTTCTGCAGCTCGCCGATCTCGGCGCGCACCTGCACGCGCAGCTTGGCGTCCAGGTTCGAGAGCGGCTCGTCCAGCAGCGAGACGCTGGGCTCACGAACCAGCGCCCGCCCCATCGCCACGCGCTGGCGCTGGCCGCCCGAGAGCTGGCGCGGCAGGCGGTCCATGAGCTGGCCGAGACCGAGCAGCTCGGCGATGCGGTCGACGCGCTCGGTCATCTCCGTCCTGTCCATGCGTCGCATCCGAAGCGGGAACTCGAGGTTACGCCTCACCGTCATGTGCGGGTACAGCGCGTAGTCCTGGAAGACCATCGCCACGTTGCGCTCCTGCGGCGACAGGCGCCCGACGTCGCGTCCGCCGATGACCACGCTTCCGCTGGTGGCCTGCTCCAGGCCGGCGATCACGCGCAGCAGCGTGGACTTGCCGCACCCCGAGGGCCCCACCAGCACCATCAGCTCGCCGTCCTCGATGGTCAGGCTGACATCGTCGAGGCCGCGAACCGAGTCCGCGTACTCCTTGACCAGATTTGCGCAGGCGACGTCGGCCACCGCCTACTCGAAGAATCGCTCCTCGCCGAGCAGGGCCAGCGCGGGCTTGATGTAGGGATCGGCCGCGAACAGGCGCGGAACGGCGTTCTGGGAGAGATGGTTGGCGACGGACAGGAACAGCATGGCCTGGTCGAGCTGGAGCAGGGAATATCCGACCTGACCATTGCCGGGGTCGACGGCGTCGTAGAAGCCGTATTCGCCGTAGATGTCGTAGCGGCGGGCCATGTCCATGAGGTTGTCGGCAGCATCGTCCGGAGCAACCGCAAGCGCCAGCGCCGCGGCGTGCGGAGTGACGATGCCCGCGGCATACCCGTGGGAGCCGAGCACCGGCACGCCGAACTCGCCGTAGCGCCCATCGCTCGGCGTCGACGACGGGGACATTCCCCAGACCGGAAAGCCGAGGACCTCGCGCGCGTACTCCTGCTGGATCATCGCGTGCGCCTCGCCGTTGGGACCGAGGCTCCTGGGCGCGTAGCGCTCTTCGTCGAGGACGAGGCGCGGCATGAGGGCCTCGAACATGCTGCCGCCCCAGGAAGGCACGTACTGTCGCCCCTGCCAGCGGAAGGTCGTCACGCGCATGGTCCGCCCGTCGCGCGCTGTGTAGGCCAGCTCGTGCGTGGTGGGGCAGTTGCCGTCGCTGCAGCGCGGCTTCATCGCCCGCTTCATGGCGTACCAGTGGTTGACCGGGGCATCGCCCTTGCCGATGGCGATGAGGCTGCCCAGGCGCGCCTCCGTATAAAAGGCGCCGTAGGTGTAGACCGACAGGACACCCTTGTTGACGTAGTAGCCGTGCGACATCTGCCGGGTGGTGCGGTCGTAGAAGTAGCCGAGGTCGATGCTGTCCAGGATCTCGTTGACGACCGGCGCCAGCTCCGGAAAGGCCTGCCGCGTCACGATGAGGCCCGCGACGAGCCAGGCCGTGTCGACGAAGGAGAGGAACGTGCTGGTCGCCTCGAGCGAGGTCGTGTCGTAGTAGTTGTAGAACTGGCCTTCGTGGCGCTCGAGGTGCCCGAGGGTGTCGAGGATCTTGGCGGCCTCGAACTGTGCGGCTTCGGTGCCGATCAGGTCGATGGCGCGCGCCGCGGCGATGCACGCCAGCTGCAGCCCGATCGAAGTCACGTTGACGTAGTCGCCGATGTGCGCGGCCAGCGGAGGCAGCGGCGAGCCCTCGAAGCGCACGTGATCGACGGGAAGCCCGCTCTCGTAGTCGGTCAAAGCCATCAGGCCGCGCCAGGTGTCTTCGGCAGTGCGGCGCAGGAACGCGCGCATCTGTCGCGGCAGGCCGCTGCGCGGCACGAGCAGGCGAGTCGGGTAGTCGCGCAGCCGTCGCTGGATGGCCAGGCGCGAGGCCGTGAAGCCGCCGTTCTGCTGTTCCCAGATCTTCTTCTGCGTCGGCTCCTGCTCGGTCAGCAGCCGTGGCGCGTTCGTGTCGATGATCTCGTGCGCGTCCGGACGCGCCGGGACCGTGGTGGAGGGCGTGGCGTTGGCGTCGTCGGGTACGTCGTCGGCCGAAACGGCCGAGGGATCCGCAGGCGCCTCCTCCTGCGCCTGTGTCGGTTCAGCCGGCGCAGGCTCGGCTGCCGCACCGATGGCCGGCTCCGCCTTCGGCGACGCCGGATCGATGGCTGGCTCGGAGGGCGCGAGCGGCTGGCTCTCGGCGATGCGGAGGAAATCGATGGCAAGCTGACGGGAGGCCTGGGCGGGCCGCGCCGCGACACCGGCAGCAAGCGAGCGAGGTACCACTGCCGACGCCGTCACGGTGTCGGCGGCCCCTGCCCTCGACGCACCGGCGCATACCAGTGCGATGGCAAGAATCCACTGCCTGATCATCCCGATGGACCGGCATGCGGTCCTCGTTTCTGATGCCCCCCGCACCGACGGTGTCCCCACCGACCGCAACCCGAACGATCCCGCCATGGCCACTCCATGAGGAGATGGCGAGATATCGGATAGGTGACACAGCGAGCCGCGCCGCGCAATGGACGAAAACCCCTGCCACGCCGCTCATGTGCGGAGCTGGGGCACATGAGGTGCCGCGCAGCGCGGCATTCGCCGCGCCATCGCCGCGCTGCCTGCTTCCGCAGCCTCGTCAGGGGTGTTATGCGAGGCCATGGGGCTGGAGCACGCGACCGTTCACGAAGACGCCGCACGCATCGCGCTGCGGCTTCCGCTGGGCGACGAACTGGCGCGTCTTCATCCAGGCGGATGCTTTCCGCTGATCGAGGACCCGTCGGCATCCAGCCGTTCCATCATCATCGGAATGTTCGTCCTGCGACCGGCGCGTCGCGGCTGGACCGCGCCGCTTCTGGAAGATGGCGAGCCGCGCAGCATGTACGAGG
Encoded proteins:
- the ugpC gene encoding sn-glycerol-3-phosphate ABC transporter ATP-binding protein UgpC, with the translated sequence MADVACANLVKEYADSVRGLDDVSLTIEDGELMVLVGPSGCGKSTLLRVIAGLEQATSGSVVIGGRDVGRLSPQERNVAMVFQDYALYPHMTVRRNLEFPLRMRRMDRTEMTERVDRIAELLGLGQLMDRLPRQLSGGQRQRVAMGRALVREPSVSLLDEPLSNLDAKLRVQVRAEIGELQKRTATTMVYVTHDQVEAMTLGHRVCVLDRGRVQQVAPPAELYEKPANAFVAGFIGNPPMNLLPAAVGADGGSLRVQVGGCAFTLDGGGRPVAEDLRRTKTLGVRPEALEVVDAAGAPVEAVVEHVELLGHETLVHAAIAADSRGKPPFRVIARMSGAHAPGHGQRVGLAMQQDALHFFGEDGTAIR
- a CDS encoding glucoamylase family protein; this translates as MVPRSLAAGVAARPAQASRQLAIDFLRIAESQPLAPSEPAIDPASPKAEPAIGAAAEPAPAEPTQAQEEAPADPSAVSADDVPDDANATPSTTVPARPDAHEIIDTNAPRLLTEQEPTQKKIWEQQNGGFTASRLAIQRRLRDYPTRLLVPRSGLPRQMRAFLRRTAEDTWRGLMALTDYESGLPVDHVRFEGSPLPPLAAHIGDYVNVTSIGLQLACIAAARAIDLIGTEAAQFEAAKILDTLGHLERHEGQFYNYYDTTSLEATSTFLSFVDTAWLVAGLIVTRQAFPELAPVVNEILDSIDLGYFYDRTTRQMSHGYYVNKGVLSVYTYGAFYTEARLGSLIAIGKGDAPVNHWYAMKRAMKPRCSDGNCPTTHELAYTARDGRTMRVTTFRWQGRQYVPSWGGSMFEALMPRLVLDEERYAPRSLGPNGEAHAMIQQEYAREVLGFPVWGMSPSSTPSDGRYGEFGVPVLGSHGYAAGIVTPHAAALALAVAPDDAADNLMDMARRYDIYGEYGFYDAVDPGNGQVGYSLLQLDQAMLFLSVANHLSQNAVPRLFAADPYIKPALALLGEERFFE